One Thermus sp. CCB_US3_UF1 DNA window includes the following coding sequences:
- a CDS encoding DeoR/GlpR family DNA-binding transcription regulator translates to MPLATLRRQNLLELLRQHRGLSTKELARRLGVSEATVRRDLAALARQGLLQREHGGAIAPEAEPPYAEKLARNREAKEAIAQRAALLVPDGATVVLDSGTTLLALARLLSGRPLRAIALDLPIAQALAQGETEVLLAGGRVRNGFFSLVGPWAEELLGRVRADLFFLGADAFDPEGVTNHTFEEAAVKRKAMEVSRKTVLLADGSKWGKRAPAFVTPLSALERVITDLEDPTLEALVPVEVVRGAL, encoded by the coding sequence ATGCCCCTGGCCACCCTAAGACGGCAGAACCTGCTGGAGCTTCTCCGCCAGCACCGCGGCCTCAGCACCAAGGAGCTGGCCCGGCGCCTGGGCGTCTCCGAGGCCACGGTGCGCCGGGACCTGGCCGCCCTGGCCCGGCAGGGCCTCCTCCAGCGGGAACACGGGGGGGCCATCGCCCCCGAGGCCGAGCCCCCCTACGCGGAAAAGCTCGCCCGGAACCGGGAGGCCAAGGAGGCCATCGCCCAAAGGGCAGCCCTTCTCGTGCCCGATGGGGCCACGGTGGTCCTGGACTCGGGGACCACCCTCCTGGCCCTGGCCCGGCTCCTTTCGGGGCGGCCCCTGAGGGCCATCGCCCTGGACCTGCCCATCGCCCAGGCCCTGGCCCAGGGGGAGACGGAGGTCCTCTTGGCGGGAGGCCGGGTGCGCAACGGCTTTTTCAGCCTGGTGGGCCCCTGGGCGGAGGAGCTTTTGGGAAGGGTGCGGGCGGACCTCTTCTTCCTGGGGGCCGACGCCTTTGACCCCGAGGGGGTGACCAACCACACCTTTGAGGAGGCGGCGGTGAAGCGGAAGGCCATGGAGGTGAGCCGGAAGACGGTGCTCCTGGCGGACGGGAGCAAGTGGGGGAAGCGGGCCCCCGCCTTCGTGACCCCCCTTTCGGCCCTGGAGCGGGTGATCACCGATCTGGAGGACCCCACCCTGGAGGCCTTGGTACCCGTGGAGGTGGTGCGTGGAGCGCTTTGA
- a CDS encoding esterase-like activity of phytase family protein, giving the protein MRKPSPLFWTLSLLALLGAQGQAPGAGEVQVVGPYALPPTPIRALNPHLREAEVQEALRRGWPVADRPAIGSGLAYLGGGRFLGLTDRGPNGDCPGGKFFPLPRFAPALVPFRLDEAGRAIRLEAPLLLRTPGGSPLTGLPNREEEDIPFAAADCKEKLPLDPSGVDTEDLAVLPGGKGYLLVEENSPSLLYVDPRGRLLVRYTPEGVRFSARYPVRDILPKVLALRRNNRGLENLALSGDGKTAWAVLQSPIGSTRDPAYDASLVARAVRLDVSDPERVRVTGMYLVPFSDPKDYPKPNRPRDMKYSAATWVDGEKILLLERAEGGARVYLVDFAQATDLLAHPKGASPELDRAGTDYAALGIRLAPRRLLLETWRFPAFDTDKLEGLALLEDGRTLAIVDDNDFAITGKEGPSRAWLVRLAEGLR; this is encoded by the coding sequence ATGAGAAAGCCCAGCCCGCTTTTTTGGACGCTATCCCTCTTGGCCCTTCTGGGAGCCCAGGGCCAGGCCCCCGGGGCAGGGGAGGTCCAGGTGGTGGGGCCCTACGCCCTGCCCCCCACCCCCATCCGGGCCCTGAACCCCCACCTGCGGGAGGCCGAGGTGCAGGAGGCCTTGCGCCGGGGCTGGCCCGTGGCCGATCGGCCCGCCATCGGCTCGGGGCTTGCCTACCTGGGGGGTGGGCGTTTCCTGGGCCTCACGGACCGGGGGCCCAACGGGGACTGCCCGGGGGGGAAGTTCTTCCCCCTGCCCCGCTTCGCCCCGGCCTTGGTCCCCTTCCGCCTGGATGAGGCGGGGAGGGCCATCCGCCTCGAGGCCCCCCTCCTCCTCCGCACCCCGGGCGGCTCCCCCCTCACGGGCCTGCCCAACCGGGAGGAGGAGGACATCCCCTTTGCCGCCGCCGACTGCAAGGAGAAGCTGCCCCTAGACCCGAGCGGGGTGGACACCGAGGACCTGGCCGTGCTGCCGGGGGGTAAGGGGTACCTGTTGGTGGAGGAGAACTCCCCCTCCCTCCTCTACGTGGACCCTCGAGGCCGCCTCCTGGTCCGCTATACCCCCGAAGGGGTGCGCTTCTCCGCCCGCTACCCGGTGCGGGACATCCTCCCCAAGGTCCTGGCCCTGCGCCGCAACAACCGCGGCCTGGAGAACCTGGCCCTCTCCGGGGACGGGAAGACGGCCTGGGCCGTCCTGCAAAGCCCCATCGGCTCCACCCGCGACCCCGCCTACGACGCCAGCCTGGTGGCCCGGGCGGTCCGCCTGGACGTCTCCGACCCCGAGCGGGTCCGGGTGACGGGGATGTACCTGGTGCCCTTCTCCGACCCCAAGGACTACCCCAAGCCCAACCGCCCCCGGGACATGAAGTACTCCGCCGCCACCTGGGTGGATGGGGAGAAGATCCTCCTCCTGGAGCGGGCCGAGGGCGGGGCCCGGGTCTACCTGGTGGACTTCGCCCAGGCCACGGACCTCCTGGCCCATCCCAAGGGGGCAAGCCCCGAGCTGGACAGGGCGGGCACGGACTACGCCGCCCTGGGCATCCGCCTGGCCCCAAGGCGGCTTCTCCTGGAGACCTGGCGCTTCCCCGCCTTTGACACGGACAAGCTGGAGGGCCTGGCCCTCTTGGAGGACGGCAGGACCCTGGCCATCGTCGACGACAACGACTTCGCCATCACGGGGAAGGAAGGGCCTTCAAGGGCCTGGCTGGTGCGGCTGGCCGAGGGGTTGCGGTAG
- a CDS encoding ExeM/NucH family extracellular endonuclease, translating into MRKVGWLWLWTVGLLAACTGQRSSTGGETPVRVLNVPDTVQAVTLEVNGTPYPVAREGEVWTARVRLPQGEHTFIARGLDAPGGIVLYKAHERKRVVPGQEVRLRMYRLTSDLEVEVENPAPGEAYLAKAAGAMAALPGGRGLLQGVPTGRGVSLLVEARDPSGMLLRQGTAQVDLSETPRSVRVRLGEVAHEPPRVRLVGPVQVERGQAYTLRVEAEDPNPQDRGVVLSRLAVEWGDGAREEVALSGRQAVRELVHTYTASGSYTVSVRVENSARLAAQESLALAVLEPETPVTIEPGPDLARVALAVTGAPEGTEALLAEITPETPLVPQALRPLDLRNRYQVALFPQGGAWRGGLHLPRGLGYRLLLRARVGGQEVLSREEAFRTDGAEVVLERPFVPAPEYACPAPGAPLKAAYEVQGRGARSPLEGQTVAVRGVVTAFFPGLQGFFLQDPRGDGDPATSDGLFVYYGNTSLSLTPGQYVQVVGQVAEYAASGDTLGTLTQLRLSGHAVCGEAGLPQAVSLSLPAQDLEALEGMRVRLSGLTVTEVYNLGRFGELTLAPSRLVHPNADGDPATRLDPNTPPYPGHTLVLDDASTRQNPSPIPYLPQGGTLRVGDRLVAAEGVLEWRYGAYRLQPTQAPTFQAANPRPAPPSGPGLRVASFNLYNWFTTLSGTFTPPGCTTPLDRRGATSQQELERQRAKLVAALTALDADVVALQEVQNNGATAIQALVDALNAALGPGTYAYVPDPEGGLGCDAIKVGFIYKPARVEPVGAPKALQSPTFERYPLAQAFRDKATGGVFTAVSVHLKSKGGCDPSDPDTGQGCWNRRRTAQAQALAGWVDTLKAVDPDVVVLGDFNAYEEEDPLALLRGRGLVPLLSGHHTYVYMGLSGALDHAYATPSLSAQVRGALAWAINAEEPRVLDYTLANKPDDRFAPDPYRSSDHNPLLLRLELAPDRPPCAGEGARVVINEFRFRGPSGGNDEFIELFNRSCTPVNLGGWKVQGLSGTGSTWSDRATLANVTLEPGQYYLLANTSSGGYSLGVAPDQTYTTGISDNRAVRLLDAGGQVVDLVGFASSGQFEGQGLADGPTSSTGLGQISWKRIPSGKDTDNNLQDFQFGQGWANPQNRQSPLYGDN; encoded by the coding sequence ATGCGCAAGGTGGGTTGGTTGTGGCTATGGACGGTGGGCCTCCTGGCGGCCTGCACGGGCCAGCGTTCCTCCACTGGGGGGGAAACCCCTGTTCGGGTGCTGAACGTTCCAGACACCGTGCAGGCGGTCACCTTGGAGGTGAACGGCACCCCCTATCCCGTGGCCCGGGAGGGGGAGGTCTGGACCGCCCGGGTCCGCCTTCCCCAGGGGGAGCATACCTTCATCGCCCGAGGCCTGGACGCGCCCGGGGGCATCGTGCTCTACAAGGCCCACGAGCGCAAGCGGGTGGTGCCAGGGCAGGAGGTGCGCCTGCGGATGTACCGCCTCACCTCCGATCTGGAGGTGGAGGTGGAGAACCCTGCCCCTGGGGAAGCCTATCTGGCCAAGGCGGCCGGGGCCATGGCTGCCCTGCCTGGGGGGCGGGGCCTCCTGCAGGGGGTGCCCACGGGCCGGGGGGTAAGCCTCCTGGTGGAGGCCAGGGACCCCTCGGGGATGCTCCTCCGCCAGGGGACGGCCCAGGTGGACCTCTCCGAAACCCCCCGTTCCGTGCGGGTGCGGCTTGGGGAGGTGGCCCACGAGCCTCCCCGGGTGCGGCTCGTGGGCCCTGTTCAGGTGGAGAGGGGCCAGGCCTACACCCTGCGGGTGGAGGCGGAAGACCCCAACCCCCAGGACCGGGGGGTGGTCCTTAGCCGGCTGGCCGTGGAATGGGGGGATGGGGCCAGGGAGGAGGTGGCCCTCTCCGGGCGGCAGGCGGTGCGGGAACTGGTCCACACCTATACCGCTTCGGGCAGCTACACGGTGAGCGTCCGGGTGGAGAACAGTGCCCGCCTTGCGGCCCAGGAGAGCCTGGCCCTGGCGGTGCTGGAGCCGGAAACCCCGGTGACCATCGAGCCTGGCCCCGACCTGGCCCGGGTGGCCCTGGCGGTCACGGGGGCTCCCGAGGGCACCGAGGCCCTCCTGGCGGAGATCACCCCGGAAACCCCTCTGGTGCCCCAGGCCCTCAGGCCCCTGGACCTGAGAAACCGCTACCAGGTGGCCCTCTTCCCCCAAGGGGGCGCCTGGCGGGGTGGCCTCCACCTCCCCAGGGGCTTGGGCTACCGCCTCCTCCTCCGGGCCCGGGTAGGGGGACAGGAGGTCCTGTCCAGGGAGGAGGCCTTCCGCACCGACGGGGCCGAGGTGGTCCTGGAGCGGCCCTTCGTCCCTGCCCCCGAGTACGCCTGCCCTGCCCCGGGGGCGCCCCTGAAGGCCGCCTACGAGGTCCAGGGCCGGGGGGCCCGTAGCCCCCTTGAGGGCCAGACCGTGGCCGTGCGGGGGGTGGTGACCGCCTTCTTCCCCGGGCTCCAGGGCTTCTTCCTGCAAGACCCAAGGGGGGATGGGGACCCCGCCACCTCCGATGGCCTCTTTGTCTACTACGGCAACACTAGCCTCTCCCTAACCCCGGGCCAGTACGTGCAGGTGGTGGGCCAGGTGGCCGAGTATGCGGCCAGCGGGGACACCCTGGGCACCCTGACCCAGCTCCGCCTCAGCGGCCACGCGGTCTGCGGGGAGGCGGGCCTTCCCCAGGCGGTCTCCCTTAGCCTGCCCGCCCAGGACCTCGAGGCCCTGGAGGGGATGCGGGTGCGCCTTTCGGGCCTCACGGTGACCGAGGTCTACAACCTGGGCCGCTTCGGCGAGCTTACCCTGGCCCCAAGCCGCCTGGTCCACCCCAACGCCGACGGGGATCCCGCCACCCGCCTGGATCCCAACACCCCACCCTACCCCGGGCATACCCTGGTCCTGGACGACGCCTCCACCCGGCAAAACCCCAGCCCCATCCCCTACCTGCCCCAGGGGGGCACCCTGAGGGTGGGGGACCGCCTGGTGGCGGCCGAAGGGGTTCTGGAGTGGCGCTATGGTGCCTACCGCCTCCAGCCCACCCAGGCCCCCACCTTCCAGGCGGCCAACCCCAGGCCCGCCCCACCTTCTGGGCCAGGCCTCAGGGTGGCCTCCTTCAACCTCTACAACTGGTTCACCACCCTTTCCGGCACCTTCACCCCCCCGGGGTGCACTACCCCCTTGGACCGGCGCGGGGCCACCAGCCAGCAGGAGCTGGAGCGGCAGCGGGCCAAGCTGGTGGCGGCCCTCACCGCCCTGGACGCCGACGTGGTGGCCCTCCAGGAAGTGCAAAACAACGGCGCCACGGCCATCCAGGCCCTGGTGGACGCCTTGAACGCCGCCTTGGGCCCCGGCACCTACGCCTACGTCCCCGATCCCGAAGGGGGGCTAGGGTGCGACGCCATCAAGGTGGGCTTCATCTACAAGCCCGCCCGGGTGGAGCCCGTGGGCGCCCCCAAGGCCCTGCAAAGCCCCACCTTTGAGCGCTACCCCCTGGCCCAGGCCTTCCGGGACAAGGCCACCGGGGGGGTCTTCACCGCGGTGAGCGTCCACCTGAAGAGCAAGGGAGGCTGCGACCCCTCCGACCCCGACACCGGCCAGGGGTGCTGGAACCGCCGCCGCACCGCCCAGGCCCAGGCCCTGGCCGGCTGGGTGGACACCCTGAAGGCCGTGGACCCAGACGTGGTGGTGCTTGGGGATTTCAACGCCTACGAGGAGGAAGACCCCCTGGCCCTCCTCAGGGGCCGGGGCCTGGTCCCCCTCCTTTCCGGCCACCACACCTACGTCTACATGGGGCTTTCCGGGGCCCTGGACCACGCCTACGCCACCCCCAGCCTCTCCGCCCAGGTGCGGGGGGCCTTGGCCTGGGCCATCAACGCCGAGGAGCCCAGGGTCCTGGACTACACCTTGGCCAACAAGCCGGACGACCGCTTCGCCCCTGACCCTTACCGCTCCAGCGACCACAACCCCCTTCTCCTCCGCCTGGAGCTCGCCCCCGACCGGCCGCCTTGCGCCGGGGAGGGGGCGCGGGTGGTCATCAACGAGTTCCGCTTCCGGGGCCCTAGTGGCGGCAACGACGAGTTCATCGAGCTCTTCAACCGCTCCTGTACCCCCGTAAACCTCGGGGGGTGGAAGGTGCAGGGGTTGAGCGGAACGGGCTCCACCTGGAGCGACCGCGCCACCCTCGCCAACGTCACCCTGGAACCCGGCCAGTACTACCTGCTCGCCAACACCAGCAGCGGGGGTTACAGCCTGGGCGTGGCTCCCGACCAGACCTACACCACCGGCATAAGCGACAACCGGGCCGTGCGCTTGCTGGATGCCGGAGGGCAGGTGGTGGACCTGGTGGGCTTCGCTTCCAGCGGCCAGTTCGAGGGCCAGGGCCTGGCGGACGGCCCCACGTCCAGCACCGGGTTGGGCCAGATCAGCTGGAAGCGGATCCCCTCCGGCAAGGACACGGACAACAACCTCCAGGACTTCCAGTTCGGCCAGGGGTGGGCCAACCCGCAGAACCGCCAAAGCCCCCTCTACGGGGATAACTAG